A window from Megalobrama amblycephala isolate DHTTF-2021 linkage group LG9, ASM1881202v1, whole genome shotgun sequence encodes these proteins:
- the wipf2b gene encoding LOW QUALITY PROTEIN: WAS/WASL-interacting protein family member 2b (The sequence of the model RefSeq protein was modified relative to this genomic sequence to represent the inferred CDS: inserted 1 base in 1 codon; deleted 2 bases in 1 codon) encodes MPIPPPPPPGGPPPPPTLSQANTTPPKLIRDEAKGRGALLSDICKGAKLKKVGVVNDRSAPMIEKPKGSSGGVSSGGGSSAPVQPVGGLFQGGVPKLRPVGDGSAGRSALHPSSTRSAAPRPPGSHDDPDSPSQQASPTESGRSQRPSLPDLSRSPGGGSSPSTGMKHSSSAPPPPPPMSRRGNAPPAPQQKATAASYNREKPLPPTPGQRGPSPAPVRENAPPPPVKPPPSPVSSRSSSSSSSLAPPPPPYRQQSGVSNGPSSPVNEAAPELPQRHNSLSKKPSAGGHTPTRGHAPPPPPSPTPQAARPPPPAREPPGRGAAPPIPGQVSRNGRDAPPPPPPPYRTHGTTSDVPSRGKPPPPPSRTPAGPPXPPPPIRNGHTSISRSFVDDFESKYSFHPLDDFPPPEEYRHFTKIYPSKANRVMRGAPPLPPVGR; translated from the exons ATGCCCATCCCTCCccctccacccccaggtggacCCCCTCCTCCCCCCACTCTTAGCCAG GCAAACACAACCCCTCCTAAGCTAATCCGAGATGAAGCGAAGGGCCGAGGTGCATTGCTCTCTGATATCTGCAAAGGGGCCAAGTTGAAGAAAGTTGGCGTTGTCAATGACAGGAGTGCACCGATGATTGAGA agcCGAAAGGGAGCAGCGGAGGCGTGTCCAGTGGTGGAGGGTCTTCTGCGCCGGTCCAGCCAGTGGGAGGGCTGTTTCAGGGTGGCGTCCCAAAATTGCGACCTGTAGGAG ATGGTTCTGCAGGCAGGTCTGCATTGCACCCTTCTAGCACTCGTTCTGCTGCCCCACGCCCACCTGGCAGTCACGATGACCCCGACAGTCCCTCTCAACAGGCCTCTCCTACAGAGTCTGGCCGTTCCCAGAGACCGTCCCTACCTGATCTCTCTCGTTCCCCTGGTGGAGGCAGCAGCCCCTCTACAGGCATGAAGCACAGCTCTTCTGCCCCACCTCCGCCACCCCCAATGTCTCGGCGTGGAAACGCTCCCCCTGCCCCACAGCAGAAGGCCACAGCGGCCTCGTACAATCGAGAAAAGCCACTTCCTCCAACTCCAGGCCAGCGAGGACCCTCTCCAGCACCGGTGCGTGAAAACGCACCTCCTCCCCCAGTGAAACCTCCTCCGTCACCTGTGAGCAGCCGCTCGTCTTCATCCTCCTCT TCCCTGGCCCCGCCGCCCCCCCCTTACCGTCAGCAATCTGGAGTTTCCAATGGGCCCTCCAGTCCTGTGAATGAGGCTGCCCCTGAACTGCCCCAGAGACACAACTCGCTCAGCAAGAAGCCTTCAGCGGGTGGGCACACACCGACACGCGGGCATGCGCCTCCTCCGCCACCGTCACCCACCCCTCAGGCTGCCAGACCCCCTCCTCCAGCGCGAGAGCCCCCGGGACGAGGAGCAG CCCCTCCAATTCCTGGGCAGGTGTCACGGAATGGCCGGGATGCTCCGCCGCCGCCGCCACCACCGTACAGGACTCACGGTACCACCTCAGATGTCCCGAGCCGAGGCAAGCCCCCTCCTCCCCCCTCCCGCACACCAGCCGGACCCC CCCCTCCCCCGCCTATCCGCAATGGACACACTTCCATTTCCCGTTCCTTTGTAG ATGATTTTGAGTCCAAGTATTCTTTTCATCCTCTGGATGACTTCCCTCCTCCAGAAGAGTATAGACACTTCACTAAGATATACCCGAGCAAAGCTAACAGAG TAATGAGAGGAGCCCCTCCTTTGCCACCTGTTGGGAGGTAA
- the LOC125275800 gene encoding 4-galactosyl-N-acetylglucosaminide 3-alpha-L-fucosyltransferase 9-like, translating into MSETHSKTVRRIIIAIFLLACFLLCLYYLLPVGYFNINILNYPVDQVQINKEETCLRVLKRQNYSCTVNNNVTNLLMTTSAPKPLTTTKKEEPNTIVLIWMWPFGAPFELGSCSSAFNIHGCHLTDDKGLFNQAHGVMIHHRDISWDLSNMPQLPRTTFQKWIWWNMESPTHSGQNPRLKDLFNLTSSYRQDSDIPVPYGWLSEATEEEKKYTIPEKSKLVCWIISNYNPNSKRSHYFTELVKYINVEAHGGHFNKRINNEEYVNLVSSCKFYLSFENSIHRDYITEKLFNPLNIGTVPVVIGPPRENYEQFIPSEAFIHVDDFPSPKELADHLRLLDQNKDLYMRYFTWREHFVSKGSLFGFEHACRICDYIRKNKHYKVVRDLNSWYWG; encoded by the coding sequence ATGTCCGAAACTCATTCCAAAACTGTTCGGAGGATAATAATTGCCATATTTTTGTTGGCATGTTTTCTACTCTGTTTATACTACCTCCTACCAGTGGGGTATTTtaacataaacattttaaactacCCTGTTGATCAAGTCCAGATAAACAAAGAAGAAACTTGTCTCCGTGTTCTTAAGAGACAGAACTACAGCTGCACTGTGAACAACAACGTGACCAACCTCCTGATGACAACATCTGCACCAAAACCCTTGACTACCACTAAGAAAGAAGAACCAAACACCATTGTGTTGATCTGGATGTGGCCTTTTGGTGCTCCTTTTGAATTAGGATCCTGCAGTTCAGCTTTCAATATCCATGGCTGTCATTTAACAGATGACAAAGGTCTGTTTAACCAAGCACATGGAGTTATGATTCATCATAGAGATATCAGTTGGGATTTATCCAACATGCCGCAACTTCCACGAACTACTTTCCAGAAGTGGATATGGTGGAACATGGAGTCTCCAACTCATTCAGGTCAAAATCCCCGGCTAAAGGACCTGTTTAATCTGACTTCAAGTTACCGCCAGGATTCAGATATTCCAGTACCTTATGGATGGCTCTCAGAGGCCACAGAGGAAGAGAAAAAATATACTATCCCAGAGAAGAGCAAATTAGTTTGTTGGATAATAAGTAACTATAATCCAAACAGTAAGCGTTCACATTACTTTACTGAGTTAGTGAAATACATTAATGTGGAAGCCCATGGAGGACACTTCAACAAGCGAATTAATAATGAAGAATATGTAAATTTGGTGTCCAGTTGCAAATTCTACCTGTCCTTTGAGAATTCCATTCATAGAGACTATATTACTGAGAAGCTGTTCAACCCTCTAAATATTGGTACTGTTCCTGTTGTTATTGGCCCGCCGAGAGAGAACTATGAGCAGTTTATTCCAAGTGAAGCCTTCATCCATGTGGATGACTTCCCATCCCCAAAAGAACTGGCTGATCATCTGAGACTCCTGGACCAAAATAAGGATCTGTATATGCGGTACTTCACCTGGAGAGAACATTTTGTTTCAAAGGGTAGCTTATTCGGATTTGAACATGCCTGTCGGATTTGTGATTATATTAGAAAGAATAAGCACTACAAAGTGGTCAGAGATCTCAATAGCTGGTACTGGGGTTAG